Proteins encoded within one genomic window of Bradyrhizobium sp. CB1717:
- the sufB gene encoding Fe-S cluster assembly protein SufB: MPAVQETVERVKRIDVDQYRYGFETLIDSEKAPKGLSEEIVKFISQKKNEPAWMLQWRLEAYRRWLTMTEPTWARVDYPKIDFQDLYYYAAPKPKKSVSSLDEIDPEILKTYEKLGIPLREVAMLEGVEPKVGEEDPARRKIAVDAVFDSVSVATTFKAELKKAGVIFMPISEAIREHPELVQKYLGSVVPTSDNFYATLNSAVFSDGSFVYVPPGVRCPMELSTYFRINERNTGQFERTLIIADKGSYVSYLEGCTAPQRDENQLHAAVVELVALDDAEIKYSTVQNWYPGNSEGKGGIYNFVTKRGDCRGANSKISWTQVETGSAITWKYPSCILRGDNSRGEFYSIAISNGFQQVDSGTKMIHLGKNTSSRIISKGIAAGKSQNTYRGLVTAHRKATGARNFTACDSLLIGDKCGAHTVPYIEAKNSSATFEHEATTSKISEDVLFYCIQRGLSQEEAVGLVVNGFVKDVLQQLPMEFAVEAQKLISISLEGSVG; the protein is encoded by the coding sequence ATGCCAGCCGTACAAGAGACGGTCGAGCGCGTGAAGCGCATCGACGTCGACCAATATCGTTATGGGTTTGAGACCCTGATCGACTCCGAGAAGGCCCCCAAGGGGCTGTCGGAAGAGATCGTAAAATTCATCTCACAGAAGAAGAACGAACCCGCCTGGATGCTCCAGTGGCGGCTCGAGGCGTATCGGCGTTGGCTCACCATGACCGAGCCGACCTGGGCGCGCGTCGACTATCCCAAGATCGACTTCCAGGATCTTTATTACTACGCGGCGCCGAAGCCGAAGAAGTCGGTCTCCTCGCTCGACGAGATCGATCCGGAGATCCTGAAGACCTACGAGAAGCTCGGCATCCCCTTGCGGGAAGTCGCCATGCTCGAAGGCGTCGAGCCCAAGGTGGGCGAGGAAGATCCGGCGCGCCGCAAGATCGCGGTCGATGCCGTGTTCGATTCGGTCTCGGTTGCGACCACGTTCAAGGCCGAGCTGAAGAAGGCCGGCGTGATCTTCATGCCGATCTCGGAGGCGATCCGCGAGCACCCTGAGCTGGTGCAGAAATATCTGGGCTCGGTGGTTCCGACCTCGGACAATTTCTATGCGACGCTGAACTCGGCGGTGTTCTCCGACGGCTCGTTCGTCTACGTGCCGCCGGGCGTGCGCTGCCCGATGGAGCTGTCGACCTATTTCCGCATCAACGAGCGCAACACCGGCCAGTTCGAGCGCACGCTGATCATCGCCGACAAGGGCTCCTACGTCTCCTATCTCGAAGGCTGCACCGCGCCGCAGCGCGACGAGAACCAGCTGCACGCCGCCGTGGTCGAGCTCGTCGCGCTCGACGATGCCGAGATCAAGTACTCGACAGTGCAGAACTGGTACCCCGGCAATTCGGAAGGCAAGGGCGGCATCTACAATTTCGTCACCAAGCGTGGCGACTGCCGTGGCGCCAACTCCAAGATCTCCTGGACCCAGGTCGAGACCGGTTCGGCGATCACCTGGAAATATCCGAGCTGCATCCTCCGCGGCGACAATTCGCGTGGCGAGTTCTACTCGATCGCGATCTCGAACGGCTTCCAGCAGGTCGATAGCGGCACCAAGATGATCCATCTCGGCAAGAACACGTCGAGCCGCATCATCTCCAAGGGCATCGCCGCCGGAAAGTCGCAGAACACCTATCGCGGTCTCGTCACCGCGCACCGGAAAGCGACCGGCGCGCGCAACTTCACGGCCTGCGACTCGCTGCTGATCGGCGACAAATGCGGCGCGCACACCGTGCCGTACATCGAGGCCAAGAACTCCTCGGCGACGTTCGAGCACGAAGCGACGACCTCGAAGATCTCCGAGGACGTGCTGTTCTACTGCATCCAGCGCGGCCTTTCGCAGGAGGAGGCGGTCGGCCTCGTCGTCAACGGCTTCGTCAAGGACGTGCTGCAGCAGCTGCCGATGGAATTCGCGGTGGAAGCGCAGAAGCTGATCTCGATCTCGCTTGAAGGGTCGGTCGGCTGA
- a CDS encoding cysteine desulfurase family protein, translating into MPTRVYLDWNATTPLRPEARAAMLAAWELIGNPSSVHAEGREARRLVEDARAALAAAVGGLPRNVVFTSAGTEANALALSPGLRGPAGGPVERLLVSAVEHASVLSGGRFPAEKIGHIGVTRAGVVDLDHLKTQLMDGPSALVSIMAANNETGALQPVAEAAQIVHEAGGLLHIDAIQALGKMPFNINAIGADLATFSAHKIGGPKGVGALVVAEGIAGLEPVLRGGGQELSRRAGTENVAGIAGFGAAVKAALQALPEDAERMATLRDRLENGIRTIAGATIFSDDVARLSNTTLFTARGLKAETAVIGFDLEGVAVSSGSACSSGKVQPSHVLSAMGYDPAVAQGAVRLSLGWSTEPEDINKALEAWRKLGNTLLRG; encoded by the coding sequence ATGCCGACCCGTGTATATCTCGACTGGAACGCGACGACGCCGCTTCGCCCCGAGGCGCGCGCCGCGATGCTCGCGGCCTGGGAGCTGATTGGTAATCCCTCCTCGGTCCATGCCGAGGGACGCGAGGCGCGGCGGCTGGTCGAGGACGCCCGTGCCGCGCTCGCGGCTGCGGTCGGTGGGTTGCCGCGCAATGTCGTCTTCACCTCCGCTGGAACCGAGGCCAATGCGCTGGCGCTGTCGCCCGGACTGCGGGGGCCGGCCGGCGGTCCCGTGGAGCGGCTGCTGGTCTCGGCAGTGGAGCACGCCTCGGTGCTGTCAGGCGGCCGGTTCCCGGCGGAGAAGATCGGCCATATCGGGGTGACGCGCGCCGGCGTGGTCGATCTCGACCATCTGAAGACGCAGCTGATGGATGGTCCGTCGGCGCTGGTCTCGATCATGGCGGCCAACAACGAGACCGGCGCGCTCCAGCCGGTCGCGGAGGCCGCACAGATCGTCCATGAGGCCGGCGGCCTCCTGCACATCGACGCGATTCAGGCTCTTGGCAAAATGCCTTTTAATATTAACGCGATAGGCGCGGACCTTGCGACCTTTTCTGCACACAAGATCGGCGGCCCCAAGGGCGTCGGCGCGCTGGTCGTGGCGGAGGGGATTGCCGGGCTTGAGCCCGTACTCCGGGGCGGCGGACAGGAACTCAGCCGTCGCGCCGGAACCGAGAATGTGGCGGGAATCGCCGGCTTTGGCGCCGCGGTGAAGGCCGCGCTTCAGGCTCTGCCGGAGGATGCGGAACGCATGGCAACCCTAAGAGATCGCTTGGAAAATGGCATCCGGACGATCGCCGGGGCGACGATCTTCTCGGATGACGTGGCGCGGTTATCCAATACCACTCTGTTCACGGCGCGCGGCCTCAAGGCGGAAACTGCCGTGATCGGCTTTGACCTCGAAGGGGTCGCAGTGTCCTCCGGTTCAGCGTGTTCTTCCGGCAAGGTCCAGCCGTCCCATGTGCTGTCGGCCATGGGGTACGACCCCGCGGTGGCGCAGGGAGCAGTGCGCCTCAGTCTGGGCTGGTCCACGGAACCTGAAGACATCAATAAGGCGTTAGAGGCTTGGCGAAAGCTCGGTAATACCCTACTTAGAGGCTAA
- a CDS encoding alpha/beta hydrolase: MPEVIFAGPAGRLEGRYHPAKQKNAPIAMILHPHPQFHGTMNHQIVYQCYYAFAHRGFSVLRFNFRGVGRSQGSFDHGTGELSDAAAALDWAQTINPEARACWVAGFSFGAWIGMQLLMRRPEVEGFISIAPPANLYDFSFLAPCPSSGLIVHGEKDAVVPPKDVNTLVEKLKTQKGIVIDQQIIPGANHFFDAKLEPLMETITAYLDMRLANVR; the protein is encoded by the coding sequence ATGCCTGAAGTCATTTTCGCCGGCCCCGCTGGCCGCCTCGAAGGCCGCTATCACCCGGCCAAGCAGAAGAACGCGCCGATCGCGATGATCCTGCATCCGCATCCGCAGTTTCACGGCACGATGAACCATCAGATCGTGTACCAGTGCTACTACGCGTTTGCGCATCGTGGCTTCTCGGTGCTGCGCTTCAATTTCCGCGGCGTCGGCCGCAGCCAGGGCTCGTTCGACCACGGCACCGGTGAATTGTCGGATGCGGCGGCCGCGCTCGACTGGGCGCAGACCATCAATCCCGAAGCGCGCGCCTGCTGGGTCGCCGGCTTCTCCTTCGGTGCCTGGATCGGCATGCAGCTCCTGATGCGCCGCCCCGAGGTCGAAGGCTTCATCTCGATCGCGCCGCCGGCCAATCTCTATGACTTCTCGTTCCTTGCGCCCTGCCCCTCCTCGGGCCTGATCGTGCATGGTGAGAAGGACGCGGTGGTGCCGCCCAAGGACGTCAACACGCTGGTCGAGAAGCTGAAGACGCAGAAGGGCATCGTGATCGACCAGCAGATCATCCCCGGCGCCAACCACTTCTTCGACGCCAAGCTCGAGCCGCTGATGGAAACCATCACCGCGTATCTCGACATGCGCCTCGCGAACGTGCGCTAA
- a CDS encoding multidrug efflux SMR transporter: MSPPVAWLMLVIAGALDVGWAISMKYAEGYTRVGWSIVSLMLLAAFVFLLGRALKVLEIGVAYSVWTGIGAAGTFVMGVVLFGETLSAMKLAGIALVLMGIVALKLA; the protein is encoded by the coding sequence ATGTCGCCCCCTGTGGCCTGGCTGATGCTGGTGATCGCTGGCGCGCTCGATGTCGGCTGGGCGATCTCGATGAAATACGCGGAGGGCTACACGCGCGTGGGCTGGAGCATCGTCTCGCTGATGCTGCTCGCCGCCTTCGTTTTCCTGCTGGGCCGGGCCTTGAAGGTGCTCGAGATCGGCGTCGCCTATTCGGTGTGGACCGGCATTGGCGCTGCCGGCACCTTCGTCATGGGCGTCGTGCTGTTCGGCGAGACCTTGAGCGCGATGAAGCTAGCGGGCATCGCGCTCGTCTTGATGGGGATCGTCGCGCTGAAGCTGGCTTGA
- a CDS encoding glutathione S-transferase family protein gives MTTSLKLISHKLCPYVQRAVIALKEKGVPFERIDIDLANKPDWFLKLSPLGKVPVLVVTTEKGEVALFESNVICEYIEETQAGLKLHPSDALKRAEHRAWMEFGSAILGDVWGLETTTDPATFDGKRQALAAKFARVEAALGAGPYFAGETFSLVDAVFAPIFRYFDLFDELTEHGIFRDVPKVRAWRAELAKRPSVRTAVGADYPQLLRAFLVRHDAHLLKLAA, from the coding sequence ATGACGACTTCGCTCAAACTCATCAGCCACAAGCTTTGTCCCTACGTACAGCGCGCCGTGATCGCGCTGAAGGAGAAGGGCGTGCCGTTCGAGCGGATCGACATCGATCTCGCCAACAAGCCGGACTGGTTCTTGAAGCTCTCGCCGCTCGGCAAGGTGCCGGTGCTGGTGGTGACGACGGAGAAGGGCGAGGTCGCGCTGTTCGAGAGCAACGTGATCTGCGAGTACATCGAGGAGACGCAAGCAGGCCTCAAGCTGCATCCGTCGGATGCCTTGAAACGCGCCGAGCATCGCGCCTGGATGGAGTTTGGCTCGGCGATCCTCGGCGATGTCTGGGGACTGGAGACGACGACGGATCCGGCGACGTTCGACGGCAAGCGCCAGGCGCTTGCGGCGAAATTCGCGCGTGTCGAAGCGGCGCTCGGTGCAGGGCCGTATTTTGCAGGCGAGACGTTCAGCCTCGTCGATGCGGTGTTCGCGCCGATCTTCCGCTATTTCGACCTGTTCGACGAGTTGACTGAGCACGGCATCTTCCGCGATGTGCCGAAGGTGCGGGCGTGGCGCGCCGAGCTCGCGAAGCGGCCGAGTGTGCGCACCGCGGTCGGGGCGGACTATCCGCAATTGCTGCGCGCCTTCCTCGTTCGCCACGACGCCCATCTGCTCAAGCTTGCGGCCTGA
- a CDS encoding anhydro-N-acetylmuramic acid kinase yields the protein MMLTALGLMSGTSLDGVDVALIETDGKQVKAFGPSGYRPYSPAERNLLRQALSEAVHLQQRYARPGILAEAERAVTLAHAEAVAAFVAQNRMRPEDIDIVGFHGQTVLHRPEKRLTVQIGDAPALARAIHIPVMHDFRAADVEAGGQGAPLVPVYHRALANSLEREGPIVVVNIGGVSNITYIDGNDTLIACDTGPGNALLDDFMYRTMNQAFDAEGKFAALGKADEAWIARALELPFFASPPPKSLDRNDFAALKLGDVPPADGAATLTAFTAAAIARIIPLLPRRPRSWIVCGGGARNLTMLRMLRDRVGSATVEAAETLGWASDAIEAQAFGFLAARGLKGLPLSYPATTGVPMPMTGGVIARP from the coding sequence ATGATGTTGACGGCACTCGGTTTGATGAGCGGCACCTCGCTGGACGGGGTCGATGTCGCGCTGATCGAAACCGACGGAAAGCAGGTGAAGGCGTTCGGGCCGTCCGGCTACCGGCCCTATAGCCCGGCCGAGCGCAACCTGCTGCGCCAGGCGCTCTCCGAGGCGGTGCACCTGCAGCAGCGCTATGCCCGGCCGGGAATCCTGGCCGAGGCCGAGCGCGCGGTGACACTGGCGCATGCCGAGGCGGTGGCCGCCTTCGTCGCCCAGAACCGGATGCGGCCGGAGGACATCGACATCGTCGGTTTCCACGGCCAGACCGTGCTGCACCGCCCCGAGAAGCGGCTGACGGTGCAGATCGGCGATGCGCCGGCGCTGGCCAGGGCGATCCATATTCCTGTCATGCACGACTTCCGCGCCGCGGACGTCGAGGCCGGCGGGCAGGGCGCGCCGCTCGTACCGGTCTACCACCGGGCGCTGGCCAATTCGCTGGAGCGCGAGGGGCCGATCGTCGTGGTCAATATCGGCGGCGTCTCCAACATCACCTATATCGACGGCAACGACACGCTGATCGCCTGCGACACCGGACCGGGCAATGCGCTGCTCGACGACTTCATGTACCGCACCATGAACCAGGCCTTCGACGCCGAAGGCAAGTTCGCGGCGCTCGGCAAGGCGGATGAAGCCTGGATCGCCCGTGCGCTGGAATTGCCGTTCTTCGCAAGCCCGCCGCCGAAATCACTCGACCGCAATGACTTTGCAGCACTCAAGCTTGGCGACGTGCCGCCGGCCGACGGCGCGGCGACGCTCACAGCCTTCACCGCTGCCGCGATTGCCCGAATCATCCCGCTGCTGCCGCGCCGGCCGCGCAGCTGGATCGTCTGCGGCGGCGGCGCCCGCAACCTCACCATGCTGCGGATGCTGCGGGACCGTGTGGGATCGGCCACCGTCGAGGCCGCCGAGACCCTCGGCTGGGCCTCCGACGCCATCGAGGCGCAGGCCTTCGGTTTCCTTGCCGCGCGCGGCCTGAAGGGTCTGCCGCTGTCCTATCCGGCGACTACGGGCGTGCCGATGCCGATGACGGGCGGGGTGATCGCGCGGCCCTGA
- the tyrS gene encoding tyrosine--tRNA ligase produces the protein MTAFKSDFLNTLQERGFIHQCSDFEGLDALAAKGEATAYVGYDCTARSLHIGNYLTMMMLHWLQQSGNKPITLMGGGTTMVGDPSGKDETRAMRTVAEIEANKESIRGVFAKVLRYGDGKSDAIMLDNAEWLTKLNWIEMLRDVGRHFSVNRMLTMDSVRLRLEREQEMSFIEFNYMVCQAYDFVELAKRTGCKLQMGGSDQWGNIIMGVDLGRRMGTHQLFALTTPLLTTASGAKMGKTAQGAVWLNADQFSPYDFWQYWRNTEDADVGKFLKLFTTLPLAEIKKLEALGGSEINEAKKVLATEATALLHGRDAANEAAETARRTFEEGALAESLPTVEIPRGELDAGLGVLNAFVKAGLVASNGEARRQIKGGGLRVNDAPVTDEKMALSVANLTPEGVVKLSFGKKKHVLIKPA, from the coding sequence ATGACTGCTTTTAAATCGGATTTCCTCAACACCCTGCAGGAACGTGGATTCATCCACCAATGCTCCGATTTCGAGGGGCTGGACGCCCTCGCCGCCAAGGGCGAGGCCACCGCCTATGTCGGCTACGATTGCACCGCCCGCTCGCTGCATATCGGCAACTACCTGACCATGATGATGCTGCACTGGCTGCAGCAGTCCGGCAACAAGCCGATCACCCTGATGGGCGGTGGCACCACCATGGTCGGCGATCCCTCCGGCAAGGACGAGACGCGCGCGATGCGCACCGTCGCCGAGATCGAGGCCAACAAGGAATCGATCCGCGGCGTGTTCGCAAAGGTGCTCCGCTATGGCGACGGCAAGAGCGACGCCATCATGCTCGACAACGCGGAGTGGCTGACCAAGCTGAACTGGATCGAGATGCTGCGCGACGTCGGCCGGCACTTCTCGGTCAACCGCATGCTGACCATGGACTCCGTGCGCCTGCGCCTCGAGCGCGAGCAGGAGATGAGCTTCATCGAGTTCAACTACATGGTCTGCCAGGCCTACGACTTCGTCGAGCTCGCCAAGCGCACCGGCTGCAAATTGCAGATGGGCGGCTCCGATCAGTGGGGCAACATCATCATGGGCGTCGATCTCGGCCGCCGCATGGGCACCCATCAGCTGTTCGCGCTGACGACGCCGCTGCTGACGACCGCATCGGGCGCCAAGATGGGCAAGACCGCGCAAGGTGCGGTCTGGCTCAACGCCGACCAGTTCTCGCCCTATGACTTCTGGCAGTACTGGCGCAACACCGAGGACGCCGACGTCGGCAAGTTCCTGAAACTGTTCACGACGCTGCCGCTAGCTGAGATCAAGAAGCTCGAAGCGCTCGGCGGCTCGGAGATCAACGAGGCCAAGAAGGTGCTCGCCACCGAGGCGACCGCGCTGCTGCACGGCCGCGACGCCGCGAACGAAGCCGCCGAAACCGCGCGCCGCACCTTCGAGGAAGGCGCGCTCGCCGAGAGCCTGCCGACGGTGGAAATTCCGCGCGGCGAACTCGACGCCGGCCTGGGTGTGCTCAACGCCTTCGTCAAGGCGGGCTTGGTTGCCTCCAATGGCGAGGCGCGGCGCCAGATCAAGGGCGGCGGGCTGCGCGTCAACGACGCGCCCGTCACCGACGAGAAGATGGCACTGTCAGTGGCGAATCTGACGCCGGAAGGCGTGGTCAAGCTGTCCTTCGGCAAGAAGAAGCACGTCCTGATCAAGCCTGCATAG
- a CDS encoding MFS transporter gives MDQNTPRGAIRDGVAATPQGAVRIALTVLALCFALAVLGRGLGDSFTVFLKPISESFGWDRAQIVSVYSLTWLASGLTAPFVGRLFDHSGPRIVYALGLVLLGAAFLIAAHARQLWQFQLSIGLCVGIGVAFIGIVPNSILLGRWFGPRLPTAMSVVYSAMGGGVLALLPASQLLIDHIGWRDTYQLFGFAALGLLVPLLLLPWRLFAAGSPHVVKKTDPDFVDNGWTLLGAMRHHAFWALFSTFFFTAVGMYAIAAQIVAYLIDAGFPPLQAATAWGFSGVVLVFGMLGVSALDGLIGRRPSVLLSYAISILGIVLLWLLQYSPNILLLTGFVICFGSMMGSRGPLISATAMRIFQGKRVGTIYGTISIGSGLGSAFGSWSGGLIHDATHGYNALLAFALASVILGMIPFLIVPALRR, from the coding sequence ATGGATCAGAACACGCCGAGAGGAGCGATCAGGGATGGCGTTGCGGCGACGCCGCAAGGCGCCGTGCGCATCGCACTCACCGTGCTCGCACTCTGCTTCGCGCTGGCCGTGCTGGGACGCGGGCTCGGCGACAGCTTTACGGTGTTCCTGAAGCCGATCTCGGAAAGTTTTGGCTGGGACCGCGCGCAAATCGTCTCGGTCTATTCGCTCACCTGGCTCGCGAGCGGACTCACCGCGCCATTCGTCGGACGCCTGTTCGATCATTCCGGACCGCGCATCGTCTATGCGCTCGGCTTAGTGCTGCTCGGCGCGGCCTTCCTGATCGCGGCGCACGCCCGGCAGCTGTGGCAGTTCCAGCTCTCGATCGGCCTCTGCGTCGGCATCGGCGTCGCCTTCATCGGGATCGTGCCGAACTCGATCCTGCTCGGCCGCTGGTTCGGGCCGCGCCTGCCGACTGCGATGTCGGTAGTGTATTCGGCGATGGGCGGCGGCGTGCTGGCGCTGCTGCCGGCCTCGCAGCTGCTGATCGATCACATCGGCTGGCGCGACACCTACCAGCTGTTCGGCTTTGCCGCCTTGGGCCTGCTGGTGCCGCTGCTGCTGCTGCCGTGGCGGCTGTTCGCCGCGGGCTCGCCGCATGTCGTGAAGAAGACCGATCCTGATTTCGTCGACAACGGCTGGACGCTGCTCGGCGCGATGCGCCACCACGCCTTCTGGGCGCTGTTCTCGACCTTCTTCTTCACCGCCGTCGGCATGTACGCGATCGCCGCGCAGATCGTGGCCTATTTGATCGATGCCGGCTTCCCGCCGCTCCAGGCCGCGACCGCCTGGGGTTTTTCGGGCGTCGTGCTGGTGTTCGGCATGCTCGGTGTCTCCGCGCTCGACGGCCTGATCGGACGCCGGCCGTCCGTGCTCTTGAGCTACGCGATCTCGATCCTCGGCATCGTCCTGCTCTGGCTGCTGCAGTATTCGCCGAACATTCTCCTGCTCACCGGTTTCGTCATCTGCTTCGGCAGCATGATGGGCTCGCGCGGCCCGCTGATCAGCGCGACCGCGATGCGGATCTTCCAGGGCAAGCGCGTGGGCACCATCTACGGCACGATCTCGATCGGCAGCGGCCTCGGCTCGGCGTTCGGCTCCTGGAGCGGCGGCCTGATCCATGACGCGACGCACGGTTACAACGCGCTGCTCGCCTTCGCACTTGCGAGCGTGATCCTCGGGATGATTCCATTTCTGATTGTGCCCGCCTTGCGGCGCTAG
- a CDS encoding DoxX family protein, with product MDFSFLSRFQPVLLSLFRFITGLLLFQYGIAKLFKFPPVPMFAKVELMSLYGAAGTIELVVGGLLMIGLFTRLAAFILSGEMAFAYFMGHMFKGEAPVFLPLLNGGTAAILFCFACLYLSAAGGGPISVDAAMGKESGAAGGAFARR from the coding sequence ATGGACTTTTCTTTTCTCTCTCGCTTTCAACCGGTTCTTCTGAGCCTGTTTCGCTTCATCACCGGCCTCTTGCTGTTCCAGTACGGCATTGCCAAGCTGTTCAAGTTCCCGCCTGTGCCGATGTTCGCCAAAGTCGAACTGATGTCACTCTACGGCGCGGCCGGGACGATCGAACTGGTGGTTGGCGGGCTGCTGATGATCGGCCTGTTCACACGCCTCGCCGCTTTCATCCTCTCGGGTGAAATGGCCTTCGCCTACTTCATGGGCCACATGTTCAAGGGCGAAGCGCCGGTGTTCCTGCCGCTGCTCAATGGCGGCACCGCCGCGATCCTGTTCTGCTTCGCCTGCCTCTACCTGTCGGCCGCCGGCGGCGGACCGATCAGCGTCGATGCCGCGATGGGCAAGGAGAGCGGCGCCGCCGGCGGCGCCTTCGCGCGGCGCTAA
- a CDS encoding methyl-accepting chemotaxis protein, translating to MKLLSHLKIRTKLTSMVCLAALTVTAIIGVSAVLSKSRMMEDRVQQMRTAVELLYNYAQSLQDEVAAGKLTQAEAKAQFHQRGRRMSFNGGQGYPVVYNPDTSLFVNGANQQLEGKITGATDSNGVLIADAILNAANQNAQGGVASYLYPRPGQTEPVRKTVFTRKFAPWNVTISYGLYVDDIDADVRALTLELAAIGVGLMLLMATLSWLIARDVLGALDRQKNRMQEISEGAIDKPVEETDRGDEIGRMAETLEVLRQTALTARNLEAEQVAAKSRSEQEKREALIALADRFDASVGQLVGLMASGSGELETTAKSMSSTAEGTNRRAAVVGSAATQASQRVQTVAAAAEELSSSITEISRQVAQSAEVTGRAVDSARRTDTIVRALSDGAQQIEHVAELISSIAAQTNLLALNATIEAARAGEAGRGFAVVASEVKSLASQTAEATREIGDKIAQIQGATKEAVDAIGGITATIEEVSRIATSIGAAIEEQGAATAEIARSVSQTAEATKEVTTNIGGVSTAANETGNAAGMVLAAASSLSKQAEQLSGEVGTFLKGVRAA from the coding sequence ATGAAGCTGCTCAGCCATCTGAAAATCCGCACCAAGCTCACCAGCATGGTCTGTCTCGCGGCGCTCACGGTGACGGCCATCATCGGCGTATCGGCCGTGCTCAGCAAGAGCCGCATGATGGAGGATCGCGTCCAGCAGATGCGGACCGCGGTGGAGCTGCTCTACAACTACGCCCAATCGCTCCAGGACGAGGTCGCCGCCGGCAAGCTGACGCAGGCCGAGGCCAAGGCCCAGTTCCATCAGCGCGGCCGCCGCATGAGCTTCAACGGCGGCCAGGGCTACCCCGTCGTCTACAATCCCGATACCTCGCTGTTCGTGAACGGCGCCAACCAGCAGCTTGAAGGCAAGATCACCGGCGCGACCGACTCCAACGGCGTTCTCATCGCCGACGCCATCCTCAACGCGGCCAATCAGAATGCGCAGGGCGGCGTGGCCTCCTATCTCTATCCCCGCCCCGGCCAGACCGAGCCCGTGCGCAAGACCGTGTTCACGCGCAAATTCGCCCCCTGGAACGTGACGATCAGCTACGGCCTCTATGTCGACGACATCGACGCCGACGTGCGCGCGCTGACGCTGGAGCTGGCCGCGATCGGCGTCGGCCTGATGCTGCTGATGGCGACGCTGTCCTGGCTGATCGCCCGCGACGTGCTCGGCGCGCTCGACCGCCAGAAGAACCGCATGCAGGAGATTTCCGAAGGCGCCATCGACAAGCCGGTTGAGGAGACCGACCGCGGCGACGAGATCGGCCGCATGGCCGAGACGCTCGAAGTGCTCAGGCAGACCGCGCTGACGGCGCGCAATCTGGAGGCCGAGCAGGTCGCCGCCAAATCCCGCAGCGAGCAGGAGAAGCGCGAGGCCCTGATCGCGCTTGCCGACCGCTTCGACGCCTCCGTCGGCCAGCTCGTCGGCCTGATGGCCTCCGGCTCCGGCGAGCTCGAGACCACCGCCAAGTCGATGTCATCCACCGCCGAAGGCACCAACCGCCGCGCCGCCGTGGTCGGCTCGGCCGCGACCCAGGCCAGCCAGCGCGTCCAGACGGTCGCGGCCGCCGCCGAGGAGCTCTCCTCCTCCATCACCGAGATCAGCCGCCAGGTCGCGCAATCCGCCGAGGTGACCGGTCGCGCCGTGGACAGCGCCCGCCGCACCGACACCATCGTGCGTGCGCTCTCGGACGGCGCCCAGCAGATCGAGCATGTCGCCGAGCTGATCTCCAGCATCGCGGCGCAGACCAACCTGCTCGCGCTCAATGCCACCATCGAGGCTGCGCGTGCGGGCGAAGCCGGCCGCGGCTTTGCCGTCGTTGCCTCCGAGGTGAAGTCGCTGGCGAGCCAGACTGCGGAGGCCACCCGCGAGATCGGCGACAAGATCGCCCAGATCCAGGGCGCCACCAAGGAAGCGGTCGACGCCATCGGCGGAATCACCGCCACCATCGAGGAGGTCAGCCGCATCGCCACCTCGATTGGAGCTGCCATCGAGGAGCAAGGCGCCGCCACCGCCGAGATCGCGCGCAGCGTCTCGCAGACGGCCGAGGCGACCAAGGAAGTCACCACCAATATCGGCGGCGTCTCCACCGCCGCCAACGAGACCGGCAACGCCGCCGGGATGGTGCTCGCCGCGGCCAGCAGCCTCTCCAAGCAGGCCGAGCAGCTCTCCGGCGAAGTCGGGACGTTCCTGAAGGGCGTTCGCGCGGCGTGA